A part of Escherichia marmotae genomic DNA contains:
- the trxC gene encoding thioredoxin TrxC — protein MNTVCTHCQAINRIPDERIDDAAKCGRCGHDLFDGEVINATGETLDKLLKDDLPVVIDFWAPWCGPCRNFAPIFEDVAQERSGKVRFVKVNTEAERELSSRFGIRSIPTIMIFKNGQVVDMLNGAVPKAPFDSWLNESL, from the coding sequence ATGAATACCGTTTGTACCCATTGTCAGGCCATCAACCGCATTCCCGACGAACGGATTGACGATGCGGCAAAATGCGGACGCTGCGGTCACGACCTGTTTGACGGAGAGGTGATTAATGCGACCGGTGAAACACTCGACAAATTGCTGAAAGACGATCTGCCTGTGGTGATCGACTTCTGGGCACCGTGGTGCGGCCCTTGCCGTAACTTCGCACCGATTTTTGAAGATGTTGCACAAGAGCGTAGCGGTAAAGTGCGTTTTGTAAAAGTGAATACCGAAGCTGAACGTGAATTAAGCAGTCGCTTTGGTATTCGCAGTATTCCGACGATCATGATTTTCAAAAATGGTCAGGTTGTCGACATGCTTAACGGCGCAGTGCCGAAAGCACCGTTTGATAGCTGGCTGAACGAATCTCTTTAA
- a CDS encoding tRNA/rRNA methyltransferase: protein MNDEMKSKSGKVKVMYVRSDDDSDKRTHNPRTGKGGGRPGKSRADGGRRPARDDKQSQPRDRKWEESPWRTVSRAPGDEASEKADHGGISGKSFIDPEVLRRQRAEETRVYGENACQALFQSRPEAIVRAWFIQSVTPRFKEALRWMAANRKAYHVVDEAELAKASGTEHHGGVCFLIKKRNGTTVQQWVSQAGAQDCVLALENESNPHNLGGMMRSCAHFGVKGVVVQDAALLESGAAIRTAEGGAEHVQPITGDNIVNVLDDFRQAGYTVVTTSSEQGQPLFKTSLPAKMVLVLGQEYEGLPDAARDPNDLRVKIDGTGNVAGLNISVATGVLLGEWWRQNKA, encoded by the coding sequence ATGAACGATGAAATGAAAAGCAAAAGCGGCAAGGTCAAAGTGATGTATGTCCGCAGTGATGATGATTCTGATAAACGAACCCACAACCCGCGAACCGGGAAAGGGGGCGGGCGTCCAGGAAAATCTCGTGCCGACGGTGGCCGTCGCCCCGCCCGCGATGACAAACAGAGTCAGCCCCGTGACCGCAAGTGGGAAGAGTCGCCGTGGCGAACTGTTTCCCGCGCGCCGGGTGATGAGGCATCGGAAAAGGCCGATCACGGTGGCATCAGTGGTAAAAGTTTTATTGATCCGGAAGTGTTGCGTCGTCAGCGTGCGGAAGAAACCCGCGTCTACGGCGAAAACGCATGTCAGGCACTGTTCCAGAGCCGTCCGGAAGCGATTGTTCGCGCCTGGTTTATCCAGAGTGTAACGCCGCGTTTTAAAGAAGCATTGCGCTGGATGGCGGCAAACCGCAAAGCGTACCACGTGGTAGATGAAGCTGAGCTGGCAAAAGCGTCAGGCACGGAACATCACGGCGGCGTTTGCTTCCTGATCAAAAAGCGTAACGGCACAACCGTGCAGCAGTGGGTAAGCCAGGCAGGTGCACAGGATTGCGTACTGGCGTTGGAAAATGAATCTAACCCACATAATCTGGGCGGGATGATGCGTAGCTGTGCGCACTTCGGCGTGAAAGGTGTTGTTGTGCAGGATGCGGCGTTGCTGGAATCGGGTGCGGCTATCCGTACCGCAGAAGGTGGCGCAGAGCATGTGCAACCGATTACTGGCGACAACATTGTTAATGTGCTGGATGATTTCCGTCAGGCGGGTTACACCGTGGTGACCACTTCCAGCGAACAGGGCCAACCACTGTTCAAAACCAGTTTGCCAGCGAAAATGGTGTTGGTTTTGGGGCAGGAATATGAAGGGTTACCAGATGCTGCGCGTGATCCAAACGATCTGCGAGTGAAGATTGACGGTACTGGCAATGTTGCTGGTCTGAAT